DNA from Lactobacillus sp. ESL0791:
TTTCGGATAAACGGTTATTTAGCAGTGATGAAGGGATGATTGTTAAGTACTTATAAAAAGTTTATTTGCTGTAATGGTATTTTAAAAACTGGGTTGGGGTCATTCCTTTAATGTGTTTAAAGACTTTTAGAAAATAAAAATAATCTTCATATCCAACTTTTTCGCTTGTATCGATAAGTTTGTTACCTTCTAGTAGTAATTGTGAAGCATAAGTTATTTTTTGTGTAATAAAATCTTGCTTTATTGTTTTTCCATAAATTTTTTTAAAAGTGTTATTTAATTTTTTATATGATAAATTAAAGTGATGCTCAAAATCTTCAGCAGTAATATTATTACATTTATTTTCGAGAATAAAATTATTAAGTGATTCTGCTAAAGACAAGTCTTGATTAGATTGATTTAGTAATGATTGCATATACTCACTAATATAACTAAGAATAGATTGAAAATGTAATTCAATTAAAGACTTACTAATTTTTTTAGATGCATAATCTTTATTTAAGTATTGAAAGAACTCATCAAGATGCATTTTTTTAGGAACTTTTCCTGTAATTGGTAAGATAATTTCTTTTGCCATAATTTTTGCTTTCTTTTTAAGCAATGTGTATTTACATCTGAAATGTATAAAGTAAATATCATGTCTATCTAATTTGATCCCAGAATGTGGGACGCTAGGCGGTAGTAAGAAGTAGTCTCCGGTTTTTAAAAAAAGCTTAATGTTGCCGACTTGAATAGTTCTGCTTCCAGAAATGACCATTCCAAATATAAAAAAGTTTATATTTCTTTTGGGGTGATAATTAGTAGTCACAATATGCCCCATTTCGATAATATTTATGTGCTCACATAAATTGTACCAGTATTCCCATTTATCCATTTTCTTTTACCTTGCATAGCTCACTTTTAAATAATTCCAAGAAAATTATATTCCTTTTTTTGCATATTTAAAACTTTTTTTCATTGAATTAAATTAGCCTTATTTTATACTGAAACTATAAAATTTTAGGAGATGATTTTAGGAGATGATTGCAAATATGTCAAAAAAATGGACGTTACAGTAGTTGGAAGATTTTAGGAGATGATTGCAAATATGTCAAAAAAAATAAACGTTGCAGTAGTTGGATTAAGTTTTGGACTTGAATTTGTTCCTATTTACTTGGATCACCCTGATGTTGAATCAGTTGTAATTTGTGATACGAATGAGAAATTGTTAGATGTGGCAAAACAACGATATAATTTTACAGATGAGCAGTGTTATACAAACATAGATGATATTCTAGAAAACGATAAAATTGATACCGTTAATATCTTCACTCCTCCTGCGACACATGCTCCACTTTCTATAAAAGTACTGGAAAGTGGTAAAAATTGTGGTTGTACCATTCCGATGGGTATGAGCATCGATGAATTAAAAGGTGTTATTGCCGCAAAAAAGAAATCTGGCAAAAAATATATGTTTTTGGAAACTAGTGTTTTCTCCAGAGAATATTTTTATGTTAAGGAATTAATTGATCGAGGTGACTTTGGCAGAATTCAATATATGAGCTGTGCACATTATCAAGATATGGAAGGTTGGCCTGAATATTGGGAAGGCTTTCCACCATTAATGCATCCAACACATGCGATTGCTCCTTGTATAATGCTTACAGGTAAATTACCTTCAAAAGTATATGCGAAAGGCTCTGGCAGGATTCGTTCAAATCTTGCAAAAAAATATAACAGTCCTTTTTCATTTGAGACTGCTCTCGTCTCTTTAGAAGACTCTGATATCTCAATTGAATTGGAAAGGTTTTTGTATGGTGTCGCACGTAGTTACGATGAATGCTTTAGAGTTTATGGTGAAAAAAGAAGCTTTGAGTGGCAGCAATTGAGGGATGAGAATCCGGTTTTGTATACTAAAACAGGTAAGCTTAAAGCTTCACAAACCTATGATTTTGGCGACAAAAGTAACAAGAAAAAACGTAACAGTGAAATAATAGAAAAAAGAATTGAGATCCCTGATTATGCAGATCGGCTTCCAAAGTCTATTGAAAAATATACTCAAAAAACTGTTTATAATAACAAAAATACGCACTTATCTTTTACACAGGGCGGAGGACATGGTGGCTCACATCCACATATGATTCATGAATTTGTTCGTTCGATTATTGAAGATAGAGAGCCTATTATAAATGATGTTAAGGGTGCATATTTAACTGGAGTTGGAATTTGTGGACACAAATCAGCGATGGAGGGTGGTCGAGAAATCGCTCTACCTGATTTCCGTGACTATGCGAAGAATTGCTAAGTGTACTGAAGTAGTAATTAGTTTAAAGACTTCTTATGAGGGAAAATGGAACATTAAAAATTTGATTATAACAAAGTTTGCTCTACTTCACAGTTCAGCTACACTTTTGAATCATAAATATTTATTTTATAAGGAGGACTAATGAATAAAATATTAATTGCGACTCATAGTACAATGGCTGAAGGCCTATATAATAGTTGCAATTTATTGGTTGGAAACTTAAAAAATGTATCTTTTATAAATGCATATGAGGATGAAAAAGACTGGACAAAGCAACTTGACATTTTCTTTTCTGAATATGATTCCTCCAAAAGTTATATTGTTTTTACTGATATATATGGAGGTAGTGTAAACCAAAGGGTAACACAGTATAAGCACAAGTATAATTTTTTATTGATCACAGGTGTAAATTTACCTATTTTGTTACAGTGTCTGCTTTTTACTGGAAGAATTTCAAGAGAAGATATTCTAAAAATAATAGAAGAGTCAAGAAAAGATATTTCTCTTGTAGAATTGCAGGAAGTAGACGAAGAAAATGAAAACGATTTTTTTAATTAAAAAAGGAGAGGGTTAATTTGATTAAAGAAGTTCGCGTAGATGATCGCCTTATTCATGGTCAAACTGCACTGACTTGGCCAAAAGCATTAAACGTTACGCATATAGTTGTTGTAAACGATCAGGTTAGTCATGACAAATCACGACAAATGACTTTAAAAATGGCCGTTCCTCCAGGAATAAAAGTATTAGTACGATCGGTGGATAGCGCTATTGAATTCTTTAAGAAAGAAAAAGCACAACAAGTTGACATAATGGTTATTACTTCTTCAGTTAAAGATGCAGATACCTTAGTTAGAAATCTAAAAAACTTAATTTCAAGAGTAAATATAGCTAATGTAGGTAGATTTGATGGGGTGGATAATTCTAAAAAAACAAAACTTATGCCTAGTATACTCGTAACGGAGAAAGAATTAGATGCGGTTAAAGATATTATTGATTCTGGAATTAATACAGTCCATCAGATAATTCCAGATGACAAAGTACGAGATTTTAAAAAAATTTTTAAAAATATTTAATTATCGAAAGGAGTGAAAATTTATGTCTATCGTTAAAATTGCATTGATAGCGGCAGTAGCTGAATTTATATGTTTTGGCGGTAACTGGGTAACTGGGCAAAGTATGTTAGATCAGCCTATTGTAATTGGACCGTTAGTAGGGCTTCTTTTAGGGGATTTGCACACAGGCATAATTTTGGGTACTTCGCTAGAGGCAGTGTTCCTTGGCGCAGCAAATGTTGGTGGTGCTGTAGCGTTGAATCCATCAATAGCTACAACACTTGCAGTGACATTTGCAATTGTTAGTGGCTCTAATTCTGAATCTGTTGCAATAGCAATAGCTGTGCCACTAGGTTTGTTGGGCGGAGTATTTGAAGTCGGAGTAAATGCATTATTTTCATTTTTTGTTCCAATTTGGAATAAAGCTGCAGCTGAGGGAAATGATAAAAAAATCGTTCGAGTTCATTATATAGCATGGTTTCTTAAATATCTTATTTTTTCAGTAGTTGTATTTGTAACAATAGTTGTAGGCATTAAGCCAGTTTCTATTTTTGTTAAAAGTTTACCCATATTTGTTGAAAAAGGGCTAAGTTTAACTGGTGGACTTTTACCTGCTGTTGGATTTGCTATGCTATTAAAAATGGTTTGGTCGAATAAACTATCTATATTTTTCCTCTTTGGCTTTGTAATGGCAGAATATATGAAGTTGCCATTGATTGCATTGGCAGTGATAGGTCTGGTCATTACATTGGCTATTGCTTATGTTGATATTGATATTTTAAAAGTAAAGCAATCAAAAGAAGTCATACATAAAGATATATCAATCGATCATTCTGATGTAGATGAAGAGGAGGACTTTTTATCATGACTGAAAAAGATATTTCAAAAACAGATTATAAATTATTAAAATCCTTGTTTTGGCGCTCCTTTACAGTTTTTGCTAACTTTAATTATGCAATCCATGGTGGTTGTGGGTTCTGTTATTCTCTACTACCTTTTATCAATCATTACTATAAAGATCAGCCCGAAAAGAAAAAAGAAGCACTAAAAAGAAATATTGTCTTTTATAATGCTACGCAAAATGTGGGAACCTTTATTATGAGCTTAGTTGCCTCAATGGAAAAACAGGCCAGTAGGAATTCAGATTTTGACGTTGAATCAATTAATGCAACCAAAGCTAGCTTAATGGGACCGTTCTCTGGGGTGGGAGATACTCTATTCTGGGGGATTTTAAGAGTTGTTTCTGCTGGTATTGCAATGGCTCTCGGTGCACAAGGAAATTTCTTGGCTCCTATCATTTTTTTAATTGTTTACAACATCCCTTCAATTTGGTGTAGATGGGAATTAACTAAATTAGGTTTCTCAGTTGGATCTAAATATGTAATGGAAATGTTTGAATCAGGAATGATGGGTGTCTTAACAAAAGCGGCCAGTACCTTGGGTCTAATCATGTTGGGTGGTATGACAAGTAACTTAGTAAAAATTAATACTAAACTAGTTTTTAATTTAGGTGGTGGTCAAGTTCTAAAATTACAAGAAATTTTAGACCAGATATTTAAAGGTATTTTGCCTTTAGTATTAACATTAGGCTGTTTTTATCTCTTGTCTAAGAAAAAGGTCAATTTTACTTTATTGATAGTATTAATTATTATTTTAAGTATATTGCTAGCTTTTTTAGGATTTGTTTAAAAATCCTGTTAATAAAATACCATATGGTGCCCGTCAACAAGATTTATTGTACAGCCCATAAAAATATTAAAAAACGTGTCTGGGGAAAAACTATGCTTTTGAAAATATTATTTAAGAGCAATTATTAAAGTCGAATATTATTGTTAGTATCTTTAAATTTTGTAACTTTTTGTAGTGTAATTCATACAAAAGATTGTATAAGAAAAGAAATGTTAGCTTTTTATTCTAACATTTCTTTTTGATTTAAGTTTTTTCCCAGATGCGTTTTTTTGTTGCGAATTACAATATTAATTAGCCATTTTTAAGCAGTTAGTACAGCTTTTTTGACTTGAATGTTCTTGATAAGTTGGAGTTTGCTGGCTAATACTAATTGTAAAATGCGTCTTTTCTTTTATATTAAGACTATTTTTTTAAGACTATTTTTTGTGGTTTAGTCGTTTTAAATAATTACTGAAACTCTCAGAATTTGCAATTTTACCGGTTGTCTTTCCTTCATACCAAGCAATTTTATCTGTCAAGATTTGGACATGATGTTGATCTTCGGCGATCCTCTTTAAAAACTTTTGCTGTGTGACTTTGAGCAATTGTAAACGTTGCGGAATGGTTGCATCGCCTTGTGCACGCTAAGCAACATATTTTTTAAGATCAGCGATACTCATACCGATATTTTTAAAATGAAGTAGAAATTGTAACCAATTTGCATCGTCCTCATCGTAATAACGTTGCTTGTTAATTGAGCGGTGTGGCTTGATCAAACCTTGTTCCTCGTAATAACGCAGGGTTGAAGGAGTCAAAGAAAATTTATTGCTGAATTCTTTAATACTATATTTTTTAGCTGACACTGCTTTATTACCTTTCTGTTTAATTTATTCTAACATGTGCTTGACTTAAAGTTAACTTTAAGGAATACAATCTTAATTAAATTTAGAAAGAAAGGTAGTGATTAAATGATAAATAGAAAATCATTATTAGTAACTGAAACTTGAAAGCAATAAAACTAGTCAGATTCCTTGTGGGCTCTGACTTTTTTAATGCCCACTTGTGTTTTATTTGGTTCACGCCAAATATTTTTGAATGAAGCCAGGTAATAGTTTAATAAATTTGCTTATTATTTGGTCTACCTCTTCTGTAATTTGCTCCTTGACTTCTTCCAATGCCGATAACAGGTAGACCAATGCTTTTTCGAAAGCTAAATCTGGCAACGCGTCATTCATTAAGTAGAACAAATCTCCAATTGTTCGCTCATCAACTGCTTGCCTTTCCTGCCAAGCTAGCAGCTCATAAGTTAAAGCAGTGATGGTAAAATAGCCACTTTGTCCGTCATAGTTTTGGATCTGTGATTTATCTAAAGCCAGATACTGCTTGGTTGCTTTAAAGAAAGTTTCTATCTGCCATCTACGGCCATAAAGCTGAATAATCTCTTTTGGCTACAACTGGTATCTTGTAGTAGCCAAAACCAAGTATTTTCTCTTGTTACCGCGCTTAGTAACGTATACTAATCTGAGCGGAAAGCTATGTCCTTGATATTCGGCTTCTACCACGCAGCTATAAAGGTAATCGTCTTTCAACTTTATCTTTGATGCTGTCAATCTTTCGTACAGACTTTTTACATCATAGAGCCGGCCACGATATCGATAATATACTTTTTTGCTTAACTGAAACTTGAAAGCTAGAAATTACGCAAAAAGGGCGTGATTTCTAGCTTTTTTAGTACAAAAATAAAAAAGCAAGACCTCCCTGCGTTATACTTTAAGTGTCAAAATCAAAGTTAAAGGAGATCTCACGCTATGAAAAGTATATCGCAAATCAATCAAGAAAAGGATACTTGTTCTTTAATTTCTGCTTTTGCTAAACTAATTGGTCTAGCTGATCTGAGCAAGAAAGTTAACTTTAAACGTCATTCCTTAGTTAGCCTGCTCATGGTGATTAATTGGATGATCCAATCACGCTTTGCCAGAAAGTCTCTGTATCGTTTCGATCAACCTGCAGAATTTACTTCTAAAACTGGCAGAAGGTCACATCAACTGGCAAAAACTGCTTTGCTTAGCTGCTGTCAATTTGATTACTGCGCTCAAACCCGCAATTGATAAGCGTAGAAGATTAGCCTTGATCGTTGATGATACTTTGATGTCACGTTCCTATTCTAAGAAAACGGAATTGCTTGCTAGAGTTTATGATCATAATGAGCATGAATATGTTAATGGTTACCGTGGCCTAACTGTTGGCTGGAGCGATGGCAATACTTTTTTGCCAGCAAATTTTGCTTTAATGTCAACTAAGAACAGACAAAACATGATTGGCAGTAAAGCCATTACTACTGATAAACGTTCCATTGCAGGCAGAAGAAGAA
Protein-coding regions in this window:
- a CDS encoding PTS sugar transporter subunit IIB — its product is MIKEVRVDDRLIHGQTALTWPKALNVTHIVVVNDQVSHDKSRQMTLKMAVPPGIKVLVRSVDSAIEFFKKEKAQQVDIMVITSSVKDADTLVRNLKNLISRVNIANVGRFDGVDNSKKTKLMPSILVTEKELDAVKDIIDSGINTVHQIIPDDKVRDFKKIFKNI
- a CDS encoding PTS sugar transporter subunit IIC, with the translated sequence MSIVKIALIAAVAEFICFGGNWVTGQSMLDQPIVIGPLVGLLLGDLHTGIILGTSLEAVFLGAANVGGAVALNPSIATTLAVTFAIVSGSNSESVAIAIAVPLGLLGGVFEVGVNALFSFFVPIWNKAAAEGNDKKIVRVHYIAWFLKYLIFSVVVFVTIVVGIKPVSIFVKSLPIFVEKGLSLTGGLLPAVGFAMLLKMVWSNKLSIFFLFGFVMAEYMKLPLIALAVIGLVITLAIAYVDIDILKVKQSKEVIHKDISIDHSDVDEEEDFLS
- a CDS encoding PTS system mannose/fructose/sorbose family transporter subunit IID; this encodes MMTEKDISKTDYKLLKSLFWRSFTVFANFNYAIHGGCGFCYSLLPFINHYYKDQPEKKKEALKRNIVFYNATQNVGTFIMSLVASMEKQASRNSDFDVESINATKASLMGPFSGVGDTLFWGILRVVSAGIAMALGAQGNFLAPIIFLIVYNIPSIWCRWELTKLGFSVGSKYVMEMFESGMMGVLTKAASTLGLIMLGGMTSNLVKINTKLVFNLGGGQVLKLQEILDQIFKGILPLVLTLGCFYLLSKKKVNFTLLIVLIIILSILLAFLGFV
- a CDS encoding MerR family transcriptional regulator, which translates into the protein MSAKKYSIKEFSNKFSLTPSTLRYYEEQGLIKPHRSINKQRYYDEDDANWLQFLLHFKNIGMSIADLKKYVA
- a CDS encoding PTS sugar transporter subunit IIA is translated as MNKILIATHSTMAEGLYNSCNLLVGNLKNVSFINAYEDEKDWTKQLDIFFSEYDSSKSYIVFTDIYGGSVNQRVTQYKHKYNFLLITGVNLPILLQCLLFTGRISREDILKIIEESRKDISLVELQEVDEENENDFFN
- a CDS encoding Gfo/Idh/MocA family protein; translated protein: MSKKINVAVVGLSFGLEFVPIYLDHPDVESVVICDTNEKLLDVAKQRYNFTDEQCYTNIDDILENDKIDTVNIFTPPATHAPLSIKVLESGKNCGCTIPMGMSIDELKGVIAAKKKSGKKYMFLETSVFSREYFYVKELIDRGDFGRIQYMSCAHYQDMEGWPEYWEGFPPLMHPTHAIAPCIMLTGKLPSKVYAKGSGRIRSNLAKKYNSPFSFETALVSLEDSDISIELERFLYGVARSYDECFRVYGEKRSFEWQQLRDENPVLYTKTGKLKASQTYDFGDKSNKKKRNSEIIEKRIEIPDYADRLPKSIEKYTQKTVYNNKNTHLSFTQGGGHGGSHPHMIHEFVRSIIEDREPIINDVKGAYLTGVGICGHKSAMEGGREIALPDFRDYAKNC
- a CDS encoding AraC family transcriptional regulator, coding for MDKWEYWYNLCEHINIIEMGHIVTTNYHPKRNINFFIFGMVISGSRTIQVGNIKLFLKTGDYFLLPPSVPHSGIKLDRHDIYFIHFRCKYTLLKKKAKIMAKEIILPITGKVPKKMHLDEFFQYLNKDYASKKISKSLIELHFQSILSYISEYMQSLLNQSNQDLSLAESLNNFILENKCNNITAEDFEHHFNLSYKKLNNTFKKIYGKTIKQDFITQKITYASQLLLEGNKLIDTSEKVGYEDYFYFLKVFKHIKGMTPTQFLKYHYSK